The DNA window GGCTTCGGTTCGAGTGATGGTGTTTTCGATGTGAACGGAGACAACGATCACGGAGGACCCCAACGTCTATACCGTCGTGAGAAAACGGTCTTCGTATGGAGCGAATCGCGTTCCACCTGGAAATCGTCGACGGACAGCGAGACGCGTATCGCGAGGAACACCAGAACGTCCCGGACGCACTCGAGGAGGCCTACCTCGAGTCCGACGCCGGCATCGAGACGTACTCCGTGTTCGAACGGGACGGCCACGTCTTCGGCTATCTGGAACTCGAGGACCCGGACGTCATCAAGGAGATCATGGAAGAGAGTGATGCACAAGGGGACTGGGACGAAGTCATGGACGGCATCCTCGAGCCGGACGATGACGATATTTGGATGGACGAAGTATACCGGATGAAGTGATCCGCCGCCGAAGTATAGTCGCCGTAATATTGTAGCTATCGATCACGGCTAGTCGACAGCGGAGAGGATTCTAACCACAACGTTTCAACCGTTAATAACGGTTTCACGATGAGTGCCGAATGAGAAGGCGATTATTTCTCTCATAATATTATGTGAGAATATATTAGCAAGATCATAGTATTGTAATACTAAGACAATAGTATCGACATTCGTCTCCGGGATCGTTCCGAGAGTTTGTTCGAACGGAAATCTGTCGTCGTGTCCGACCTCAAAGTCGGTTTCGACTGACCTACTTACGCCTCGACGTACGGTCGAAGCTCGACCGTGAACTCGTGGGTTGTCGGATCGACTCGGTACGTCTCCAGCGTTTCCGGACCGCAGCTGCCGGTTCCGAGTCCGCAGTGTGCGTGGTCTAACGATACCGAGATCTCGTCCCGGCGCGGCACTTCGTGGACGTGGTCCGCGGCTTCCAGGTCCACCCTCGTGTAACGGTGTGCCGTCACGTTCAGCGGCGACTCGCCCCTCACGTACAGTCCGACCCCCTGCTGGTCGGTAACCGTCGCCCACCGAACGTCCGTCCGGTTCCCGTTCGCCTGCGGTCTGACGTACGGCGTGTGCAGCTCGTCGACGTCGCGCTCGTACCGGCCGACGAGCGACGCCCGTTTGCTGTCGACGTAGGATTCGCCGGGCCCGCGCCCGTACCAGGTGACCCGATCGAACGCCGACGGGACCGTCAGATCGAGCCCGACTCGCGGCAGCGACGGGAGGACGGATAGGTCTCCCTCGGGTACCAGCCGCGTCTCGATTTCGACGGCGCCGGTGTCAGCGATCGCGTACTCCTGCTCCACCCCGAATCCGTGGTCGAAGATCGGCGGCGCGAGCCGTCCCTCCACAGTGATCTCGACGCGATCGTCGTTTTTGACCTCGTATTCGACGGTATCCGCCCGGAACTGGAGTTCGTCGAGCCCGTGCTCTCGCCAGAGTTGGGCGAAGCCGATCGTGTAGATATCTCCCTCGTCGATCCGACCGTCACCCGAGGCGGCCGCGGTCATCCTCGAGAGGAGGGTCCTCGAGAGGGGTAACCCCCTGTCGTTGTCCGTCGGCGCGCGCCAGAGGCCGACCGTCGGGCCGTCGGTGACGAGGTCCCGTCCCCGGTAGCGCATCGAATCGATCGCGCCGGCCGTCTCATCGAAGACGAGTTCGAAGTGGGCGTTCGAAACGACGATTCCGTCGTCGGTCGTCTCGCAGGACAGCGGCGCGGCTTCGGTCGACGGTTCCGTCGGGCCGCCGCCGACCGGAAGGTCGAACTGGCCGGTCGCGACGGTGTGTCCGGCAGACGCCCACCGCGTGTCCCCGGCCAGCGACACGTCGATCGTCAGCAGATACTCGGCCTCGTCGTCGTACGCGTCCGTGTCGACCGGAACTTCGACGGTATCGCTCTCGCCGGGTGCGACGTCGGGGAGTTCGAACGCGCCGCTCTCGACGACCAGCCCGTCGGCTTCGACGCGCCAATCGGCCCGAAGATGCCCCAGCGACCGGAAATCGTACTTGTTCTCGACGGTCACCTCACCGTGCTCGAGGTCCGCAGCCGAGAGCGCGACCGGTTCGATCACCTTCTTGTACTCGAGCAATCCCGGCGAGGGCTCGCGGTCGGGGAAGACGAGGCCGTTGATGTTGAAGTTGGCGTCGTTCGGCTCGTCGCCGAAATCGCCGCCGTAGGCGAACCACTCCTCGCCGTCGTCGGTCGTCCGGCGCAACCCCTGGTCGAGCCAGTCCCAGATGAAGCCCCCCTGCAACCGCTCGTGTTCGTCGAATAGGTCCCAGTACTCCTGCAGGTTGCCCGGCCCGTTCCCCATGGCGTGGGCGTACTCACAGAGGATCACCGGGTGCTCGTACTCGTCTGCAGCCGCCCACTCCTCGAGTTGGTCCCACGGCGGGTACATGGGCCCGACGATATCCGAGACTTCCTGCGCCTCGTCCGGTTCGTAGTGGATCGGCCGCGTCGGATCGCGCTCGCGGGTCTCGTCGGCCATCGCGACGTGATTCGAGCCGAAGTCGGATTCGTTCCCGAGTGACCAAACGATCACGCTCGGGTGGTTCTTATCCCGCTCTACCATCCGAACCATCCGGTCGACGTAGGCGGCTTCCCACTCGGGTGCGTCGCTAAGGTGGGGCGTCTCCGACGCGAACTCGAGTCCGTGGCACTCGATGTCCGTCTCGTCGATGACGTACAGCCCGTACTCGTCACAGAGGTCGTAGAATCGGCTGTCGTTCGGGTAGTGTGCGGTCCGGACCGCATTGATGTTGTGCCGCTTCATCATCTCGATGTCCTCCCGCATCGCGTCGAGAGGGACTGCCCGGCCGCGGTCCGGATGGAAGTCGTGGCGGTTCACGCCGCGGATCGTGACGGGTTCGCCGTTCACGCGGAATATGCCGTCCTCGATATCGACTTCGCGAAAGCCGACGGTCTCCGCGACGACCTCAGTAACCGTACCCTGCTCATCACGAACGGTGAGAAGCAGGTCGTAGCAGTGCGGCGTCTCGGCGGTCCACAGATCGGGGTCCTCGACGTCCGCCTCGAGCGTGACCGTCTCGTTTTCGCCGGCGTCGACTGCTGTTATCGATTCGAACTCGACCACGGACTCGCCGTTCGCATCGCGGAGTTCGGCCTCGAGGACGACCGTTTCGTTCGCGTCGC is part of the Halopiger aswanensis genome and encodes:
- a CDS encoding L-rhamnose mutarotase codes for the protein MERIAFHLEIVDGQRDAYREEHQNVPDALEEAYLESDAGIETYSVFERDGHVFGYLELEDPDVIKEIMEESDAQGDWDEVMDGILEPDDDDIWMDEVYRMK
- a CDS encoding glycoside hydrolase family 2 TIM barrel-domain containing protein — encoded protein: MDDWIDPETIGRNRLPPRVDVLPYPDRETALADDRTASRWFTSLNGRWQFDLAPAPSAAPAGFAEPAFDAADWDRIEVPMNWQVAGYGNPHYTNVVYPFPVDPPNVPTDNPTASYRRTFYVDDDWTDRQVRLHFEGVDSAFHLWVNGKRVGYSEGARLPSEFDVSEYVHAGENTIAVRVYKWSNGSYLEDQDMWWLSGIFRDTYAYAVPEPHVENIDARTEFDDEYVDGVFRADISLANGGDANETVVLEAELRDANGESVVEFESITAVDAGENETVTLEADVEDPDLWTAETPHCYDLLLTVRDEQGTVTEVVAETVGFREVDIEDGIFRVNGEPVTIRGVNRHDFHPDRGRAVPLDAMREDIEMMKRHNINAVRTAHYPNDSRFYDLCDEYGLYVIDETDIECHGLEFASETPHLSDAPEWEAAYVDRMVRMVERDKNHPSVIVWSLGNESDFGSNHVAMADETRERDPTRPIHYEPDEAQEVSDIVGPMYPPWDQLEEWAAADEYEHPVILCEYAHAMGNGPGNLQEYWDLFDEHERLQGGFIWDWLDQGLRRTTDDGEEWFAYGGDFGDEPNDANFNINGLVFPDREPSPGLLEYKKVIEPVALSAADLEHGEVTVENKYDFRSLGHLRADWRVEADGLVVESGAFELPDVAPGESDTVEVPVDTDAYDDEAEYLLTIDVSLAGDTRWASAGHTVATGQFDLPVGGGPTEPSTEAAPLSCETTDDGIVVSNAHFELVFDETAGAIDSMRYRGRDLVTDGPTVGLWRAPTDNDRGLPLSRTLLSRMTAAASGDGRIDEGDIYTIGFAQLWREHGLDELQFRADTVEYEVKNDDRVEITVEGRLAPPIFDHGFGVEQEYAIADTGAVEIETRLVPEGDLSVLPSLPRVGLDLTVPSAFDRVTWYGRGPGESYVDSKRASLVGRYERDVDELHTPYVRPQANGNRTDVRWATVTDQQGVGLYVRGESPLNVTAHRYTRVDLEAADHVHEVPRRDEISVSLDHAHCGLGTGSCGPETLETYRVDPTTHEFTVELRPYVEA